From the Bacillus marinisedimentorum genome, one window contains:
- a CDS encoding glyceraldehyde-3-phosphate dehydrogenase — protein MDVKVAINGFGRIGRMVFRKAMEDHQLNIVAINASYPADTLAHLIKYDSIHGRFRGEVNAEEDALVVNGKRIQLVSERDPRQLPWKDMGVDIVIEATGKFKTKETAGYHLEAGAKKVIITAPAKEEDVTIVMGVNDGEYDAEKHDIISNASCTTNCLAPVVKVLQDQFGIENGLMTTVHSYTNDQKNIDNPHKDLRRARACAQSIIPTSTGAAKALSKVMPEMKGRMHGMALRVPTPNVSLVDLVVDLDRDVTIEEVNEAFKTASKGSLKGILGVSDEPLVSIDFTTTEESSIIDGLSTMVIGERKVKVLAWYDNEWGYSSRVVDLAQMVAEKIAGRTKVQAS, from the coding sequence ATGGATGTAAAAGTAGCAATTAACGGATTTGGGAGAATAGGACGCATGGTTTTCAGAAAGGCCATGGAAGATCATCAATTGAACATTGTCGCGATTAATGCCAGCTACCCGGCTGACACATTAGCGCATTTAATAAAATATGATTCAATTCATGGACGGTTCCGCGGAGAAGTAAACGCAGAAGAGGATGCCCTTGTCGTAAATGGAAAGCGCATTCAACTTGTGAGTGAACGTGACCCGCGCCAGCTCCCATGGAAGGATATGGGAGTGGATATCGTCATTGAAGCTACCGGCAAATTTAAGACGAAGGAAACAGCAGGATACCATCTTGAAGCAGGTGCGAAGAAGGTTATCATTACGGCACCTGCTAAAGAAGAGGATGTTACAATTGTCATGGGCGTTAACGATGGTGAATATGATGCGGAAAAACATGACATCATTTCAAACGCTTCATGTACGACGAATTGTCTTGCGCCGGTAGTCAAAGTGCTGCAAGATCAGTTTGGGATTGAAAACGGTCTCATGACAACCGTTCATTCCTACACGAATGATCAGAAAAACATCGATAATCCGCATAAGGACCTGCGCAGAGCGCGGGCCTGCGCGCAGTCGATCATTCCGACTTCCACCGGGGCTGCCAAAGCGCTGTCAAAAGTCATGCCTGAAATGAAGGGCAGGATGCATGGAATGGCACTAAGAGTTCCGACTCCAAACGTTTCCCTTGTCGACCTTGTTGTAGATCTGGATCGGGATGTGACGATTGAAGAAGTGAACGAGGCCTTTAAAACAGCTTCAAAAGGATCTCTTAAAGGGATTTTGGGCGTTTCTGATGAACCGCTTGTCTCTATAGATTTTACAACTACTGAAGAATCTTCCATTATCGATGGTTTATCGACCATGGTGATCGGAGAACGAAAAGTGAAGGTTCTGGCATGGTATGACAATGAGTGGGGTTATTCCTCACGGGTTGTCGATTTGGCGCAGATGGTGGCTGAAAAAATAGCCGGGCGCACAAAAGTACAGGCTTCCTGA